In Candidatus Roseilinea sp., one DNA window encodes the following:
- a CDS encoding transketolase: protein MSNFTSFDQTCANVIRTLTLDAVQTANSGHPGMPLGMADVAYVLYAKFMRFNPRNPKWFNRDRFIVSAGHGSMLPYAILHLTGYEAMTLDQIKRFRQYGSITPGHPENHLTPGIEVTTGPLGSGTANSVGMALAEAWLAAKYNRDGFNIVDHYTYVIVSDGDLMEGVSHEAASLAGHLGLGKLIWFYDDNAVTIDGPTSLTYSDDVPKRFEAYGWHTITIDAHNMAEVEAAIHEAHAVTDKPTLILCKSIIGKGMPHRQGTREAHSDAPGWDEVRAAKLAYGMDPDKTFYIPEDVLQTWRAIGERAAQAEATWQAKFDAYRRAYPDCARELQDAIEGRLPDGWADAMPVFDPAAKPMATRAASGAVIDAIIGKLPTLLGGSADLTPSNNTLPKGAASLQKGDFSGRYIRYGVREHGMAGIMNGMALHGAIIPYGGTFFCFSDFMRPAIRLAALSEAHSIFVFTHDSIGLGEDGPTHQPVEQLASLRAMPNLLTLRPADANETVAAWKVAIEWKHGPVALLLTRQPVPILPRKAGFERGAYVMHDVDDPHIALVASGSEVSLALDAAKTLAEKGVRARVVSFPSWELFDRQDAAYRQAVLPFDLPKVVVEAGVSQGWERYTGPLVRFVALDNRFGASAPFKDVYKNLGFTVEHVVEEAMALLS, encoded by the coding sequence ATGAGCAATTTCACATCCTTCGATCAAACCTGCGCCAACGTCATTCGCACGCTGACACTCGATGCTGTGCAGACGGCGAATTCCGGCCATCCCGGCATGCCGCTGGGCATGGCCGACGTGGCCTATGTGCTATACGCAAAATTCATGCGCTTCAACCCGCGCAACCCGAAGTGGTTCAACCGCGACCGTTTCATCGTCTCTGCCGGCCACGGCTCGATGCTGCCCTACGCCATTCTGCACCTCACCGGCTACGAGGCGATGACGCTCGATCAGATCAAGCGCTTCCGGCAATACGGCAGCATTACCCCAGGTCACCCGGAGAACCATCTCACGCCGGGCATCGAGGTGACCACCGGCCCACTCGGTAGCGGCACGGCCAACAGCGTCGGCATGGCGCTGGCCGAAGCCTGGCTGGCGGCGAAGTACAACCGCGATGGATTCAATATCGTAGATCACTACACCTACGTTATCGTCAGCGACGGCGACCTGATGGAGGGCGTGAGCCACGAGGCTGCGTCGCTGGCCGGCCACCTCGGCCTGGGCAAGCTGATCTGGTTCTACGACGACAACGCCGTCACCATTGACGGCCCTACGTCGCTGACCTACAGTGATGATGTGCCAAAGCGGTTCGAGGCCTATGGCTGGCACACTATCACCATTGACGCGCACAACATGGCCGAGGTCGAAGCGGCGATTCACGAGGCACACGCCGTGACCGACAAGCCGACGTTGATCTTGTGCAAGAGCATCATCGGCAAGGGCATGCCCCATCGGCAGGGCACGCGTGAGGCACATAGCGACGCCCCCGGCTGGGACGAAGTCCGGGCGGCGAAGCTGGCCTATGGCATGGATCCCGACAAGACGTTCTACATCCCTGAGGATGTGCTACAGACCTGGCGCGCGATCGGCGAGCGGGCGGCGCAAGCCGAGGCGACATGGCAGGCGAAGTTCGATGCCTATCGTCGCGCCTACCCCGACTGTGCCCGCGAGCTGCAAGACGCCATCGAGGGCCGACTGCCCGATGGCTGGGCCGACGCGATGCCGGTCTTCGATCCCGCTGCCAAGCCGATGGCGACGCGCGCCGCCAGCGGCGCCGTGATTGACGCGATCATCGGCAAGCTGCCGACGCTGCTCGGCGGCTCGGCGGACCTCACGCCGTCGAACAACACGTTGCCCAAGGGCGCGGCTTCGTTACAGAAGGGCGACTTTAGCGGTCGCTACATTCGCTACGGCGTGCGCGAGCACGGCATGGCCGGCATCATGAACGGCATGGCGTTGCACGGCGCGATCATCCCCTACGGCGGAACGTTCTTCTGCTTCAGCGACTTCATGCGCCCGGCCATTCGCTTGGCGGCGTTGAGCGAGGCGCACTCCATCTTCGTCTTCACGCACGATAGCATCGGGCTGGGCGAGGATGGGCCGACGCACCAGCCGGTCGAACAATTGGCCAGCCTACGCGCCATGCCGAACTTGCTCACCCTGCGCCCTGCCGATGCGAACGAGACGGTCGCTGCGTGGAAGGTGGCCATCGAATGGAAGCACGGGCCGGTGGCGTTGCTGCTCACACGCCAGCCCGTGCCGATCTTGCCGAGGAAAGCGGGCTTCGAGCGCGGCGCATACGTGATGCACGACGTGGACGACCCGCACATCGCGCTCGTCGCCAGCGGCTCCGAAGTGAGCCTGGCGCTCGACGCGGCGAAGACGCTGGCCGAGAAAGGCGTGCGGGCGCGTGTGGTGTCCTTCCCATCGTGGGAGCTGTTCGACCGACAAGACGCGGCATATCGCCAGGCGGTGCTGCCGTTCGACCTACCGAAGGTTGTGGTTGAGGCCGGCGTGTCGCAGGGCTGGGAGCGCTACACCGGCCCGCTCGTCCGCTTCGTCGCGCTCGATAATCGCTTCGGAGCCTCTGCGCCTTTCAAAGACGTCTACAAGAACCTCGGCTTTACCGTCGAGCACGTGGTGGAAGAAGCCATGGCGCTGTTGAGCTGA
- a CDS encoding glucose dehydrogenase yields the protein MSAHHLPARRLTRNSSPLIIAALAIGALILYTTPPHATAALGRADASPAVIPPNSPSVSIDFEEVASGFTRPVFVTHAGDARLFVVEQNGVIKIIKNGAVLGTPFLSLTTLVRCCGEEGLLGLAFEPNYATTGRFYVYYTNKSGDQVIARYQVSGNPDVADPNSGQILLTIPHPDYGNHNGGWLGFGPDGNLYAGVGDGGGGGDPFCAAQDPADLRGKILRLNVVSQVTYTIPAGNVFTTTQRPEVWAIGLRNPWRNSFDRQTGDLYIADVGQNAREEVNFAPANSPAGLNFGWSQYEGSIPYSDGSSNAGAFDCPPSNIAPTPPITDYGRSLGGSITGGYVYRGPRYPWLNGIYFYADFSSGKLFAAWRSSPGASFTTAFIRDTGYNVSSFGEDVNGELYLVSYSSAIYRLRSEFRGKSVYVPLALR from the coding sequence TTGTCGGCTCATCACCTCCCAGCAAGGCGCCTTACACGCAATTCATCCCCGCTGATCATAGCCGCCCTGGCTATCGGTGCGCTTATCCTGTACACCACACCACCGCACGCCACCGCAGCGCTCGGCCGTGCGGATGCGTCGCCCGCCGTCATCCCGCCCAATTCTCCGAGCGTGAGCATTGATTTCGAGGAAGTGGCGAGCGGCTTCACCCGTCCGGTGTTCGTCACCCACGCCGGCGACGCGCGATTGTTCGTCGTCGAGCAAAACGGCGTGATCAAGATCATCAAGAACGGCGCCGTGCTCGGCACACCGTTCTTGAGCCTGACGACGTTGGTGCGATGCTGTGGCGAAGAGGGCCTGCTTGGCCTGGCCTTCGAGCCGAACTACGCCACGACCGGCCGCTTCTACGTGTACTACACCAACAAGTCGGGCGACCAGGTGATCGCGCGCTACCAGGTCTCCGGCAATCCCGATGTCGCCGACCCCAACAGCGGGCAAATCCTGCTGACCATCCCCCACCCTGACTACGGCAACCACAACGGCGGCTGGTTGGGCTTCGGGCCGGATGGCAACTTATATGCCGGCGTTGGCGACGGCGGCGGCGGCGGCGATCCGTTCTGCGCCGCGCAAGACCCTGCCGACCTGCGCGGCAAAATCTTGCGCCTCAACGTCGTCAGTCAAGTGACCTACACCATCCCCGCCGGCAACGTCTTCACAACCACGCAGCGGCCGGAAGTGTGGGCGATCGGGCTGCGCAACCCGTGGCGCAATTCGTTCGATCGGCAAACCGGCGACCTCTACATCGCCGACGTTGGGCAAAATGCGCGCGAAGAGGTCAACTTTGCGCCGGCCAACTCGCCCGCCGGCCTGAATTTCGGCTGGAGTCAGTACGAAGGAAGCATTCCCTACAGCGACGGATCGAGCAATGCGGGTGCATTCGACTGCCCACCGAGCAATATTGCGCCCACCCCGCCGATCACCGACTATGGCCGCAGCCTGGGCGGCTCGATTACCGGCGGCTACGTGTACCGTGGCCCGCGCTATCCCTGGCTGAACGGCATTTATTTCTACGCCGACTTCAGCTCCGGCAAACTGTTCGCCGCGTGGAGGTCATCGCCCGGTGCGTCGTTCACCACGGCGTTCATCCGCGACACCGGCTACAACGTATCCTCGTTCGGCGAAGATGTGAACGGCGAACTCTACCTGGTGAGCTACAGCAGCGCGATCTACAGGCTCCGCTCCGAATTCCGGGGCAAGTCGGTCTATGTGCCCCTTGCATTGCGCTGA
- a CDS encoding membrane protein — translation MDADIAVGIVSLFALILINAFFVFAEYSVAVSRKTRIAELADKGHAQAKLVLAVMQDPDRFFAATQVGVTITSLAVGALSEPAFSRLLGGFFAALGVAVPFIRGIATFLGAVSGLLIASYFQIVLAELVPRSITLRAAERVALIVVPPMNALAMLFRPFVGLLKGSSRWVLRALGFRPDTGAERLHTVEELRMLIEASERGGAIESDQGEMLSKVFSFGDTTVREVMIPRTEMICVHVGASLHEVGHLFSTHAYSRLPVYEESLDHIVGILHIKDLVRALLSSTRVPSIRQLMREPFFVPDTQRADELLQQFRARHEYMAVVLDEYGGTAGLVTLNDLVARIIGEVGDAVAPALPDIQHTGDGSVLINGLMTIGDVNDAFGLNLEDPNYDTIGGFVMGQLGRIPVVGDYVELKSQGVVLSVEEMDKLRVARLRLRRIADQGHAGNAPESAGRQAP, via the coding sequence ATGGATGCAGATATTGCCGTCGGCATCGTCAGCCTGTTCGCGCTGATTCTGATCAACGCCTTTTTCGTCTTCGCAGAATACAGCGTGGCGGTCTCGCGCAAGACGCGCATCGCCGAGCTGGCGGACAAAGGCCACGCACAGGCGAAGCTGGTCTTGGCCGTGATGCAGGATCCGGACCGGTTCTTTGCCGCGACGCAGGTTGGGGTGACGATCACGTCGCTTGCCGTTGGCGCGCTGAGCGAACCGGCCTTCAGCCGGTTGCTCGGCGGCTTCTTCGCAGCATTGGGAGTGGCGGTTCCGTTCATTCGCGGCATCGCGACCTTTCTGGGCGCGGTCAGCGGCCTCCTCATCGCCTCGTACTTCCAGATCGTATTGGCTGAACTGGTGCCGCGTTCGATCACCCTGCGGGCGGCGGAGCGCGTCGCGCTCATCGTCGTCCCGCCGATGAATGCGCTGGCGATGCTCTTTCGCCCCTTCGTGGGATTGCTCAAGGGATCGTCACGGTGGGTGTTACGCGCGCTGGGCTTTCGGCCAGATACCGGGGCCGAGCGACTGCACACGGTCGAAGAGTTGCGCATGCTCATCGAGGCCAGCGAGCGCGGCGGCGCGATCGAGTCCGATCAGGGCGAGATGCTGAGCAAGGTATTTTCGTTCGGCGACACCACGGTTCGCGAAGTGATGATCCCACGCACCGAGATGATCTGCGTGCATGTCGGGGCGTCGTTGCACGAGGTGGGCCACCTCTTCTCCACGCACGCCTACAGCCGGCTGCCGGTGTACGAAGAATCGCTCGATCACATCGTCGGCATCTTGCACATCAAAGACCTGGTGCGGGCGCTGCTTTCGTCCACGCGCGTGCCCTCCATCCGCCAACTCATGCGCGAGCCGTTCTTCGTGCCCGATACACAGCGCGCCGACGAGCTGTTGCAGCAGTTCCGCGCCCGACACGAGTACATGGCCGTCGTCCTGGATGAGTATGGTGGCACGGCCGGCCTGGTCACGCTGAACGACCTGGTCGCACGCATCATCGGCGAGGTCGGAGATGCCGTCGCGCCGGCGCTACCGGATATTCAACACACCGGCGACGGCAGCGTACTGATCAACGGCCTGATGACGATCGGCGACGTGAACGACGCTTTTGGGTTGAACCTGGAAGATCCCAACTACGATACGATTGGCGGTTTCGTGATGGGCCAGCTCGGCCGCATTCCCGTGGTAGGCGACTACGTCGAACTCAAGTCGCAGGGCGTGGTGCTCTCTGTGGAAGAGATGGATAAGCTGCGCGTGGCGCGTCTGCGTCTGCGCCGGATCGCCGATCAGGGACATGCCGGCAATGCGCCTGAAAGCGCCGGCAGGCAAGCGCCGTGA
- the nuoN gene encoding NADH-quinone oxidoreductase subunit N, whose protein sequence is MSANDLIAVLPFLIVTAGGIALLLIDLALPAEQKSVTAWLSAGTLVVAGLAALLLMSTSPSNAFQNMVRADGYAFFLDALLAAIGVLAVLMALRYNEARGIMRGEFYALMLFSVGGMMLMGHAMNLLIVFVAVELLSIPLYVLCGIARPRLESEESAMKYFLMGAFASGFLVYGIALVYGAAGTTSLPALSAILSATGTRAYDPTLLFAGAALILVGLGFKIAAAPFHMWTPDVYEGAPTTVTAFMATATKAAGFAAVLRVFMFGFQPLLPEWQPIVAVIAALTMIVGNVAALVQNNVKRMLAYSSIAHAGYALAGVAAGSEAGAIGVLFYLAAYAFTTLAAFAVMTAVGSGAEEDQTFDAYTGLGRHKPLLGIVMAIAMFSLIGIPPTAGFVGKYFLFGAAVAAGLTWLAVIGVLTSVVSSYFYLRLVMTMFMREPQTEGEPIPANAPRSLAAAISVAAVFIFGLLPAPLLGMITAGVQSAVR, encoded by the coding sequence ATGTCCGCTAACGACTTGATCGCAGTCCTCCCCTTCCTCATCGTCACCGCCGGCGGCATCGCGCTGCTGCTGATTGATCTGGCGCTGCCGGCGGAGCAGAAGTCTGTAACGGCCTGGTTGTCCGCCGGCACTCTGGTGGTGGCCGGCCTGGCCGCACTCCTCTTGATGAGTACCTCGCCGTCCAACGCGTTCCAGAATATGGTGCGCGCCGACGGCTATGCCTTCTTTCTGGACGCGCTGCTCGCCGCCATCGGCGTGCTTGCGGTGCTGATGGCGCTGCGCTACAACGAAGCGCGCGGCATCATGCGCGGCGAGTTCTATGCGCTGATGTTGTTCTCCGTCGGCGGCATGATGCTGATGGGCCACGCCATGAACCTACTGATAGTGTTCGTGGCCGTCGAGTTGCTCTCGATCCCGCTCTACGTGCTGTGCGGCATCGCCCGACCGCGACTGGAGAGCGAAGAGTCTGCAATGAAGTACTTCCTGATGGGCGCGTTCGCCTCGGGCTTCTTGGTGTATGGCATCGCGCTGGTGTATGGCGCTGCCGGCACAACATCGCTGCCGGCATTGTCGGCCATCTTGAGCGCGACCGGCACGCGCGCCTATGACCCGACGTTGCTCTTCGCAGGCGCAGCGCTCATCCTGGTCGGGCTGGGTTTCAAGATCGCCGCTGCGCCGTTCCACATGTGGACGCCCGACGTGTATGAAGGGGCGCCGACGACAGTCACCGCGTTCATGGCCACAGCGACCAAGGCTGCCGGCTTCGCTGCCGTGCTGCGCGTGTTCATGTTCGGCTTTCAGCCCCTGCTGCCGGAGTGGCAGCCCATCGTCGCTGTGATCGCAGCGTTGACCATGATCGTGGGCAACGTCGCCGCGCTGGTGCAAAACAACGTCAAGCGCATGCTAGCCTACTCCAGCATCGCCCATGCGGGCTATGCGCTGGCCGGCGTGGCCGCCGGGAGCGAGGCCGGCGCCATCGGCGTGTTGTTCTACCTGGCTGCCTACGCTTTCACTACGCTGGCCGCATTCGCCGTAATGACCGCGGTGGGCAGCGGCGCAGAGGAAGACCAAACCTTCGACGCCTACACGGGCTTAGGTCGCCACAAGCCGTTGTTGGGCATCGTGATGGCGATCGCGATGTTTTCACTCATCGGTATCCCGCCGACGGCCGGCTTTGTCGGCAAATACTTCCTGTTCGGCGCAGCGGTGGCGGCAGGGCTGACATGGCTGGCTGTGATCGGCGTGTTGACCAGCGTGGTGTCGTCGTATTTTTACCTGCGGCTCGTGATGACGATGTTCATGCGCGAGCCGCAGACTGAGGGCGAGCCGATCCCAGCGAACGCGCCACGTTCGCTGGCAGCTGCCATCAGCGTCGCCGCGGTGTTCATCTTCGGTCTGCTGCCGGCGCCATTACTCGGCATGATCACAGCCGGCGTGCAGAGTGCCGTGCGATAA